taagaatatttttatgattttccaacatattatcgactatttctttttgtacctTTTGCTctgattctattatatttttaaaatattctcgtaTTTCtcgcataattttttcttggcTGTCTTCATAATTTTGCTTCACTTATCAGCGCATTTCATCATATTTATTGATGATTTACTTTCTAATGATTTTTTCTCAccgtattattttttgtatctttattttcagaaTCTGTTGATGATTCCATCGCTGATGAAACTTCCGAAGTAACCATGTTTGGAGAAGAACTTATATTTGAACATTCTGGAATAGCTCCATCTCAAACATTTGGTTCATTTTCATATACCCAATTATTttcatctaaaatattataacatttcttgatatttcttctctctctctctctttctctctctctctctctctctctctttctctctctctctttctctctctctctcttcctttcttgtattgtatatttattaaaataatttaaaaaaattaaagaaaactggactatttattatttataaacttaacttatttgaataaaataataaagttttacatACTTACTTTCAGTGTTTTCATTAATTGCTGCATCTTTTAATGAATTGTCagtatttattgaatttgaaCTAATATTTGAACTGTCGATacttttttgcatataaattgGTCGAGTATCTAATAAATCAGCCATTTCATTTGCATATGGCAAGAATGATAAACAATTGCCAGAACCACTTTTGTTTACGAATGtcattatattgatttaaaaatatatatttttaatataaattttataatttcaataatttaatatatttgttattctataataatatactaaattaataatagtaacaaataatatattaataaagaatagtAAATACGAAGCAATAATAACATAGtatcaatgttataatttccATTCAATAATAACTGTTATGCACAAAGCGTATATGTTACATTGCAGTTACAttgttgaaaagaaaattgtaatattgatgttatattattatatgctttGTGTTTATTgggatttttgttttttattatgtttttttcttacgTCTTAAAGTTTTGAATCTTGTCTGCATCTATTTTCAAGTTTTTGTATAACCTTTTTCAGCCATAAGTTTTtccaagtttttaaatatgtttctgctctgaattttttactttctagatttttcataatttttctttctttaactaatctaagaaaatatttagttttttcgATAGCccaattttctcttttctttggatacatttttgtataaacaagagaaatatgataaacgtattttacaattttaagttGGCAATACAAGCGTAACAACTTATTTAAGTGTTTCTTTAAAACCGGATTTATAAATCTACACCTTCTGACCAACGATTATAGAGTAACAACAACTGATGTTATAACATCGGCTTAAACTAGTATTTATACGATATTTtaacagttataattatagacGTTATTAAATCCGATTAAGGATGACATTTAAACGTAGTCTAATCTATCATAATTCTTAGCttcttcatattattatagaggCTCTATTGTAAATGCCATTTTTGGTACACAATTTGTGTGTTCAGCTTAAATTTGCTAATTCGCAATAAATTAtcgcatatttaaaaaaaaagttattaattataaatgagaaTTAGCAAATTTAAACTGTACACACTGCGATTAATTTGCCACacgtgttaaatttatttaaagcaaaaattacGAGTATGtcattaacttttaataataaatgtatctgaaatttattgtttctctTATCAAATCTATTCATAATTTCACGAAATTACGTCAGTTtataagcataaaaatttttcaggtttactattaaaataaattactacacacacatatagagCAATTGAACTCATGATAGAATCACAATTACGAGACTCTACTTTCAAATCGCATGATAATTagtttgtatattaatatttgtgacTGACTGGAGTGCAATTTGCATAAATAgaatgatataattacatctacaaaataacaaaataaaaacaaagatgctgtttataaaaagttagtttaaaattttttaatttattattgtacaaaatttaaacacatttaaatagaaaatacaagaagatgttattaataaagttttcctATCTAATTTCATGCatgtaaataaagaaaaaaattgatgatcagcaatgatatcattaatatctattttccaTTTTGATAAACgcagtaatttatatatcatcatTATCGAATTATTCTAAAtcgtatttttcatttttattaaaactttccaTAAACTCGGAATCTAGATATGCAGCCATCTGgttttaacaaaagttttaCATATGCTATCACCGTATCATCATTATCAGGCGGAGAAATAAATTGCTGAGAACCAGGACTcacctataaaaaaaaatattaggatAAATGTATTTGATTAGGATTCGTTTCATTTTGTGACATTtcacataaattttacatcgTGTTTGTAAAGTAAGcaggaatttatttttaaaataagacaataaaaaatttaatctaaacaaaaatgaataaaaccTGAAAAGAAAGTAATCGGTAAATATATgacaaaaacaattaaatctaaaaaattaaatataacttacGATAGTATACGGTACAATATCTTTCCATGGCAGTATATTTAAATCAGATCTAGCATCTAAAATAATGCCTTCCTTAATTCCCTGCACTCGTACAGCGTATGGAGCTTTTCCCACACAATGTGCTGTATCGATCATGATACGATTAATTGTACCACTATATCCTAATTGAAATACAACCCATTCTTCTCCAAACATCTAAAACATCCAAAATAATGTGAAAATCattttggaataattattagttacacaagtaatatacatatatagcaaaagactatttttcatattcttaGAACgagatattgaaataaaatgtaaaaatgcatatttaaaaaaatagtccTCAGATGAGTTTTACTTTTATGATTTTCTACGTACCtggtcaatattttttacacttgGAAGATGGCTTGGGAACCCTTCAGCGGATCTAACACAACATCTAGAAGTATGCCATCCATCATAAGGGTAGCTAGGTGCTGCAGGCTTGATCAAATGATTAGGGTGTGTATCATTATAAGAACTGCTATAAACTATACAGTTACCACCATAAATCTTGGAGATAAGATCAATGACAGACTTCGGCGATGACGTAAGAATTGGTTTTGATACTTTTCCGTAAACATGTAATCTGCTTATACCATCGTCTGGAAAGAGATTGAGCCGCAGATGAGTGAAATAATTTCCATTGGGCGCTATCATAAAAAGCTTTTGGTTCATCGACGAATAATCAGAATTCAGATTTTGCCGTACGATCAGATATGGCTAGGTCTGAAATCATTTATGAATCTTTATTTATGCatcatacataaaattattgaaaaaaaggacGATTCCTCACATACAGAAAAACgcaatatgtttaaaaaaatctatataataatctgtaaaatgttgtgtaataataaattgaaatgctttctttgtttatatatcatttttaataatatatgaataaataaaataaaaatacaaattgatttaaaaatgttatacacacaaaaatatatatatatatatatatatatatgtatatgccgGATAAGTCAATTAAAGTGTTACAGACTTATATCTCGGAAACGaagcattttagagaaaaatgtttttgataaaagtaagagattccatttaagaaattgaaagtgaccttcacgtgatcTTCAACCGACTATctaaggtcaaaccaatgacaTCATTATATGTCTCCTTGAAACCATATAACTATTgtcagaaacatttttctctaaaatactTCGTTTCCGAGATGAATCTGTAACACTTTAACTGACTCacctgatatatatatattacattttttatagatacattattacattttatagatGCACGTAATCATGTACCTTAAGTAGATTTTCAGCTACGCCAAAACCGTCATCggttgcaaataaaatttttgctccattctaaaatttaatagattatcatattacaatttttctttcagttaATTCAAAAGAACAAACACAAATATACATCGagtatgttataaaaatactggtgcaaaaaagagaaagaaaccaatttaaaatattacaagaaaaaatatataagactgTATAAGacaatatgattattaatataaacaaaatatgctGCTGTTAAAACAgatgtatatgtttttctacatataaaggtcaaagataaatataacttagaaataaacttatttactttaaaactatacatatacatatatgtatataaattactgcatatacacacatgttGGTAGGATCTACCAAAATAATATCCATACGTTCCGAAATCTATTAAGCTTTTGTTAGCAAAGaacttttagtaaaaaattaatacattaactAAAACAGCACATATTTGGCTgtattatttactaaattgTTACATTACAAGAAGAAATTACCTTCTCGGATGACAATTCGCACAATTCTGTTGTTTGCATAATGCGATCCATTTTAAGGTTTTCGAAATTGAATCTTCTGCacgatatcaattataaaacaaactgcaaaagtttttgtttttagatatgatataaaataaactttatttaaaacatcgcttgtttaagataaaattcaatatttcctAAGTATtctatatcataataaatattaatagataaatatactttaacaCATTGATATTTACATTTGCAATCAGTGctaataatcttaatattatataccagaatatcttttaatcaatgaaatttacagaaaactttattcttcaGTGCAAAATAATCATGATCTTTATTATATCCCCCCTCCCCGACTTCTTCAAATTTGATAATACATCCAAAGTAAAGAatcatttttgtcattattaataattaattcgcgtagtgtcaattattattatattattatgttctGTAAACTATTTTACAgactaatacttttattataaaattattatagataaaatattcaaatattttaaaagaaacatcGTCCACaagtaacaatttttattaaatatttcttgatttaaacatacatatttgcTCCTACCTGTTCTCTCAAACGACTGCTCTCAATCGATGCTTTaagatgattaaaattttacacagTAAGCTCTAGACAATATTAAACAAGGTCATTCTTAAGTAAACAGTAACGGTGTTTATGTATGATGTTATGATATGTGTATGTTATGTATGTTATGTatgttatatgtgtataagaTGCATATAAGACAATTGTCTTCTACGAGTCGCTTGTTGACattacttttgaaaattttataattatggtAAAGCAtatcatatttctttaattctttgtGTGATAAGCACAGAGACTCTATTGCAGATGCCATTAAAATTTGACACACTTTTcatgagtatatataataaattcgcaATGAATTGAGCATATTTAAAGTGagctattaatttataaccgcaattaatttctctcatgtaactgaatttattttgaacgtatttattaaaacaaaaatggcgacaaatttttaataaatttattacagctTCTTACATTACTTAAcaagtatatattcttaagaAATTGCGTCGAACGATAaacataaaagattattttgttacaatatGTGTAACAATATTATCTTACTTATACATCTaacaatatcattttttattcaatttcttaataaataaaattcatatataaatagcatttcgtacataaatagaaagaaagaattaatgaCTGTGAGCAACATCTTTTCCATTTTGATaaacatcataatttatttattatcatcataaaattattctttctttctaagagaaaattttatcaccgtcggttaattttaatctcaatcgaaattatatctctttcttttgaatttatctaaaagaaacaaagataTAGTTTAAATCGAGATTAAAGTTAACCGACGTTGGTGAAATAGACcgtaaatcatatattttccatttttattaaatatttcctaaAATACGGAGTCTAGATAGATAACCATTCGGTTTAATCGAAAGTTTCACGTATGCCATTTGATCATGATTATTTTGCACTGAAATAACTTGATAGGCAggttttatctataaaaaatattaggataaatgtatttgattagaattttttcatgAATGTTTAATGTTCCATAccaattttatgtatgtaaatttaatataagcagaatttatttttaaactaaagcAATTTAATTGAGACAGAAATCAATAACTAAACAGAAAGCGATCGATAAGTAAAGCTCGAGGCTTAAGGCACACAatgctattttatttgttggaTTGCTAACTGGATTGGGTGCTTGCTACCGTGTGAGCTGGCTGTGCTGTTAACTTTATTGTTGGCTTGGCTTCAGACAATATGAATTTTCGTACTGACTTTTTACACTAGCTTTCTAATGCgcagattttttaatacttcttTTTGAACATGTTTATTATGATAGATAATTGTTCACCGCATATAAacatgtttcctttttataatcctctattaaaataaaatagcttctttgcatcatttttttttctttttttgtaataaataaaactttttttcgataattttaaatatgatgcataaataatttgtcataaCCTGAGACTATATCTTGATTCTCGCAATGAGCCAGCACCGTATAGAATAATAGCACCTATTTTATTACGGAAATTCAGTTGCCAGTAACGTAACCAGCATACATATGACTTCCAGCTTAACAAACATCAAGATTGCCACCACAGGTGCACGTAAACAAGTCGATAAAATGACATCATGTGCCACGAGCTTCAATCAATGACAAACGGTCAAATCTTCTAGATTAAATCTAACTTACAATAGTATATGGTACAATATCCTCCCATGGTTGTATATTGAAATCAGATTTAGCATCTAGATTGATGCCTTCCTTAATTCCCTGCACTCGTACAGCGTATGGAGCATGCTGAGTGCAGTATAATGTATTGATGATGATAGAATTGATTTTACTACTATATCCCAACTGAAATATAGCCCATTCTTCTCCAAATATCTAAAAGTTATAACGCAAAAatcattttgtaattattgtcAGTTACAAGCGATAATCAGGacagtttataaaaaagactatttttcatatttttaaaccgagacaataaaatgaatgtaaatgcatattatatcataaaaaaagatagattatTAGTTTTACAATTAGTACTTTTATGATTTTCTATGTACCTGATCGATACTTGTTTCTGTAAAGTGTTCAGCGGATCTAATAGGACTTGTCGCGGTATGCCATCCGTCATTTATGGATTTAGGTTCTACAGGCTTGATCAGATTATTAGGGTGTTTATCGTTATAACAATTACTATAGGCTACACATTTACCACCATAAATTTTAGAGACGAGATCAACTTCACAATTCCGCGAAAGCATGGGTaaggatttaaatatttttccgtaAACATGTAACCTAGTTATACCACCTTGTGGCAAGATGTTGAGACGAAGATGAGTAAAATGTTGGCTGTCTAAAtctatcataaaaaatgttttattcatCGATGAACAACCAGGATTCAGATTTTGTGGTGTGATCAAATATTGCCAGTTctgaaatcatatttataattaatcattaattattatacatagtaAAATCATCGAAAAAGGGCACGATTCCTCGCATGCAAAAAACATgttcagaaaaaattttatatccatAAAAAGTAACgacaaattgaaatattttcctccCTTTATATGTCGTTTTTAATACATCTAAtcaaaaatcaaaatgtattgaaaagtgtttatattaatatttaataatatattaaaatttatatttttgttacctTAGAAAGGTAATTAAAACGTTTCAAAAGGTCTATTCTATGATGACAAATTTGAACGGGAAAGctttctgtgcataaaaaataatatattaatacacacacgcacatacgtacacacgcacatatatatatatatatatatatatatatatatatatatatatatatatatatgtgcgtgtgtacgtattaaaatatatatatatatatatatatcaaacacTCCgccaaaaaaaaagtaatactctagacaaattttaaaaattataaaatttcaaatgctTATAACAcagttaaaaattatcgtatcGAGGTGATTAAAAAACTCTGAAAATAAAGCTCTGTATTTTGAGAAACTTTTAATGCCGATTACAAAGAATGATGtagtttgttatttataagttGTCAACGTTTGCGCTGAGGACGACTCAAAATGAGTCGAAACGTCCgcacatatattttgttaaaaccagatgtaatatttcatgtttttgattttttattattcttttatatatgttattttttattattcttttataatttttaaagttgcgTTCTGCTTCCgcggaatattaatatactttttatacttaacaattgttttttaacTCTTTATGCCTATTAATCCCATGTgtttatttaagttataaacatttaaaattttataattttttgctatttatcTACTGTACCGCTTTTTTTGGCGGAATGTacataactaaaaaatttaatgaaaaaagagattaatatcAAGTCGCttacaaaaagaaagataaagagaaaaaaaagagagaaagaaagaataaaatcgagacctacaaaattatttctgacAAACCTGTAAACATATTGGCGGCTTGAATAGAAAACTGGTACGCAACTTCGTTGATAAGGAAAGCAGTATCTAcgcaaataaaatctattttagctcttgcTGCTAATCTGATAATCACAAATTCCTGACCCTTGGAGATTCGTGTCTTTTTCGTTATCCATgcatctttaaatttattcttgtgtGCAGATTTCATTACAGGTTCAGTCTCCTAAATTGAAAGATCGATGatgataagtatataaatatattatatagaaatactGTTTATTCAATTGTACCTTTTTTGCATGGtttccatatatgtatataattgtggtaatgtatttaaattattttatattttacatattttatactataccaaaaaaataaatatatctgcaATTGTCTTACAGttctaatattaaatgctTTATGTGCGACATTTTACTATTTTCTCTTACTTTCTGggaatatatatagacatgcatttaaaacatacatataattatatattcagaggaatacttttaaatattacaaagacaCTCGAccattataaatgtatgtcggatttattaatgtaattgattatataaaaaattacataatctaattattacgttttttACAGTTATATTCAATGTAATCACTTACTTTAAGTAGATTTTCAGCTACACCAAAAGTGTCATCggatgcaaatattatttttgctccATTCTAAAATTCAATGCATTatcatattacaattttaatttcaaataattaaaaagaatagtCTATTTTACAAATGCAAAGATATATCAAATTGTTAATTGCTAATTTACAAAAcagagaaaaacaatttttaaaaatttaagatgtacaatacagaatatatacattagaaagtaattataagagaatcgaagtatgtataattatcaatatgaaTCAAATATGCGGTGTTGAtgatatgtgtaaatatatgtttttatataaaagtccgaatgcttaatataatttaagaataaactCTCTGTTTAAGGCATTCGTTATAATTtgactttaaaattttgtatatatgtatattgctaTTATGTTGAcagaatctttaaaaataatattagaacgTCCCCAAAATATAACCATTAATGTTTTATGTGTTTATaagcataaaacttttaataagaaattaacatTCGTTCAATTGGTCGTTCTATTTAACTtgtattatctattaaattgtcatattataagaaaaacttACTTTGTTGGATGACAATTCGCACAATTCTGTTGTATCCATTTCAGACTTTTCGGAATTGAGATCTCCTGCACGATTCCAATtgtaaagcaaaaaatatattgtatttaaataagatataagattaattggacattacttatttaagataatatataacattttcaaagTATTCTATAGCATGATAAATATCaatagacaaatatatattagcatATTAATATAGACACTCAAAATCAGTgctaatcatatattaataatataacagaatataattcaagaaatgaaatttaaagaaaattttataccgATAGTTTGAAATTTAGTAATACGTCtgaattaatgaattatttttatcattaataataattaatttgcgtgaggtcaattattatattctgtaaACTGTTATATTCTACAACCATACAGTATTAACTATTGCACTATTCatgatatagatatatgtatgtttttttacatataaaagcgaatactttatataacCTAAGAAAAAGTTCTCTCTTTAAGGCGCTAGTTATTTGACTTTGAAACTGAATATATACATTGCTACTATGTTGatagaatttaaaagatataatattgaaacttttccaaaatattttaagtctttatgcttttattataacacaaaacttttagtaagaaattaatacatttgttCAACCGGCATATTtgacttataatataaaattgctgcATCAATCAATCTATTAAATTGCCACATTGTAAGAAGAAATTACCGTTTTGGATGACAGTTCGCACTATTCTGTTATCGATATTTTAGGCTTTTCAGAATTGAGATCTTTTACGATTCCaactataaaacaaaaaattgtatttcttttaaataatgtataaactCTATTGAATATCgcttatttaagataatatctaataaatgtCTGAAGTATCTAATATTGTGATAAATtgattgacaaaaaaataatatactagcATGTCATTAGCATATATATACTCTGTCGGACAGAATAACACTTGTATTGTAAAatcattatacataaaatattgaaatatgctAATGAATATACACAaccaatacatatatatatatatatatatatatatatatatatatatatataatattcatactaTAACAGAACgtcttttatcgataaaatttacaaaaaattttataccaaTATCTTCCCAGGTAGcactgttcgttttataaacgttttctaaacgtatctaatacgaaaagatgcgtttagaaaacgttataaaacgtttataaaacgaacatgtgctacttgggttcaaattaatttaatgatacaCATTTGAAGTAacaaattacttttatcattagtaataattaactATCGTGGCgccaattattatatattgtacacaCTGTCGTACAGAATAACACTTGTAttgtaaaatcattattatagataaaaatattcaaaattattttaaaaatattgtcaaaaattgattattcttattaaGTGTTTCTcaatttgaatatacatatttgctcTTACCTTGCTTCTCACAAACACCTTTAATCGTTGCTTCAAgataactaaaattttaacCACTTAGTAACATATACAATGTTATATAAGGTTATATAAGGTCATTACTATAAGTAAACATAAGATATAAGCATATGCTGAATGTAATagcaaataataacataatttattacttttttaatttaatttaatattattttattatcaagccTTGATTATCTTTAGAATAATCTGAAGATAATAatgttctttattttcaactgcgtttttctatttttagttatttttaagtaaaataaaatatatgcgacTCACCAGAGagtttgtgtaataaaattaataataataatatatatgttacaagaCTACTATGatatcatgatttaaataaaattttcctcgATAAACACTTcagaaaagataataaaaaattcttaagatTTATGAAGTCATCaatgaaaattgataattgaGGATTACTGCCATCGataattatatcgataatCGATACAGTATATCTAACTATTGCTCCTAATAAATCACTGgcttctaataatttattacttgataatgctctttttttttaatttacatccTCGtgtagtaaatttttataaaaatgattaaagatttattatttatttttgacaatatGTAGTTAATTGTAGGTATTTATGTTATGACAATTAGTATATTTGTTCGCTATCGAATTTGTAGTCGTAAAATGCCGCTATCGAATCTCCAGCATTAATGAACACATAGTAATGATAAACagtaatttactttaataaagaaaaatataatactatataaaattatgacaaaaaaatattataaaaaatgtaaaagttaacgctttaaaataaataggatTGCTTTTAAAGCGATATTATCTAGGCATAatataatcgtataaaaatatataatcaatattagataattcttcttaaagttatttttgacAAGGTAATTAATCTATTGTGATAGTCTTGATGTTGTCGACTAATTCTTTCACTAAAGCCTTGTCAGtgacattaataaaatcattctcGTTAGGGCCCAATTTCACTCTATTCGCTCCATAAGTCACCATTTTCCGTCTCTTAGCCGATGCGTGAAATTCTTTGGCACCAGACTCCATGATTTTGCGAATGTTATCATCCGTGATACCACCTGCaggtacaattattatttttgatccCTTTTCTATTAACGTTTTTATCAGTTCTAATCCTTCCAGGGCGCTATTTTTTTGTCCCGATGTCAGAATCCTATGGAAGTAAAGCTTGGCGAGGACATGCATCGATTTGACAGGATCGATCGTGAGATCAAAGGCGCGGCTAAATGTCACCGGCAAAGGAAAAGCTTGGAAAACAATTTT
This Anoplolepis gracilipes chromosome 12, ASM4749672v1, whole genome shotgun sequence DNA region includes the following protein-coding sequences:
- the LOC140671826 gene encoding copper homeostasis protein cutC homolog gives rise to the protein MEICVDSIESARNAIEGGASRLEICSALSEGGLTPTPGLVKQIKKFTKIPLYVMLRVRGGDFVYNTEEIDAMLDDLIMFKDHYSVDGFVFGALTPECEIDTAACKKIVFQAFPLPVTFSRAFDLTIDPVKSMHVLAKLYFHRILTSGQKNSALEGLELIKTLIEKGSKIIIVPAGGITDDNIRKIMESGAKEFHASAKRRKMVTYGANRVKLGPNENDFINVTDKALVKELVDNIKTITID
- the LOC140671623 gene encoding LOW QUALITY PROTEIN: probable inactive allantoicase (The sequence of the model RefSeq protein was modified relative to this genomic sequence to represent the inferred CDS: substituted 1 base at 1 genomic stop codon), translated to MDTTELCELSSNKNGAKIIFASDDTFGVAENLLKETEPVMKSAHKNKFKDAWITKKTRISKGQEFVIIRLAARAKIDFICVDTAFLINEVAYQFSIQAANMFTESFPVQICHHRIDLLKRFNYLSKNWQYLITPQNLNPGCSSMNKTFFMIDLDSQHFTHLRLNILPQGGITRLHVYGKIFKSLPMLSRNCEVDLVSKIYGGKCVAYSNCYNDKHPNNLIKPVEPKSINDGWHTATSPIRSAEHFTETSIDQIFGEEWAIFQLGYSSKINSIIINTLYCTQHAPYAVRVQGIKEGINLDAKSDFNIQPWEDIVPYTTXPYLIVRQNLNSDYSSMNQKLFMIAPNGNYFTHLRLNLFPDDGISRLHVYGKVSKPILTSSPKSVIDLISKIYGGNCIVYSSSYNDTHPNHLIKPAAPSYPYDGWHTSRCCVRSAEGFPSHLPSVKNIDQMFGEEWVVFQLGYSGTINRIMIDTAHCVGKAPYAVRVQGIKEGIILDARSDLNILPWKDIVPYTIVSPGSQQFISPPDNDDTVIAYVKLLLKPDGCISRFRVYGKF